From a region of the Gordonia sp. PP30 genome:
- a CDS encoding alpha/beta fold hydrolase produces the protein MEHFTREGLTFDVADSPAHGVAKGTVVLLHGFPQTSSSWRKVTPLLNDAHYRTVAPDQRGYSPRARPKGRAPYRTTELVADTVALIDQLGDGPVHLVGHDWGAAVAWGLASSHPELLRSLTTVSVPHPGAFLKSFLSSSQALHSWYMAAFQPPLVPDLLLDRFPGVLDELLRRSGMDDDQLTDVHRLIESGGLTGALNWYRAMMLSTPPALARRVAVPTTHVWGARDTALVRRGAELAADYVIADYRLEVLTGAGHWIPEHDAEELATIVLERIAASH, from the coding sequence ATGGAGCACTTCACCCGGGAGGGCCTCACGTTCGACGTCGCCGATTCACCGGCGCACGGCGTGGCGAAGGGCACTGTCGTTCTGCTGCACGGGTTTCCGCAGACGTCGTCGTCGTGGCGCAAAGTCACACCGCTCCTGAACGACGCCCACTACCGCACCGTCGCACCGGATCAGCGCGGCTACTCGCCGCGGGCCCGGCCGAAGGGCCGCGCGCCGTACCGGACCACCGAACTCGTCGCCGACACCGTGGCCCTGATCGATCAACTGGGTGACGGCCCCGTGCACCTGGTCGGCCACGACTGGGGAGCCGCCGTCGCGTGGGGCCTGGCGTCCAGCCACCCCGAGCTGCTGCGTTCGCTGACCACCGTGTCGGTGCCGCACCCGGGCGCCTTCCTCAAGTCGTTCCTCAGCAGCAGTCAGGCACTGCACTCCTGGTACATGGCCGCGTTTCAGCCGCCACTGGTGCCCGACCTCCTGCTCGACCGCTTCCCAGGTGTGCTCGACGAACTGCTGCGCCGGTCGGGCATGGACGACGACCAGCTCACCGACGTGCACCGGCTCATCGAATCCGGCGGTCTCACCGGTGCGCTCAACTGGTATCGCGCGATGATGCTGAGCACCCCGCCCGCGCTCGCCCGCCGCGTCGCGGTGCCCACCACCCACGTATGGGGAGCGCGCGACACGGCGCTCGTCCGGCGCGGCGCCGAACTGGCCGCCGACTACGTGATCGCCGACTACCGGCTGGAGGTACTCACCGGCGCCGGGCACTGGATTCCCGAGCACGACGCGGAGGAGCTGGCGACCATCGTCCTGGAGCGGATCGCCGCCAGCCACTGA
- a CDS encoding O-acetyl-ADP-ribose deacetylase: MRRIDLVRGDITALVVDAVVNAANGRMRGGGGVDGAIHRAGGPAILEDCVRRFPRGLATGDAGWTTAGDLPARWVIHTVGPDHAAGQRDRSLLVSCYRRSLEVADRLGARSVAFPLISGGVYGWPRDDAVAAQVDTVARYGPGPERVLLVAFDDEIARLQRARLRAIEEE, translated from the coding sequence ATGAGGCGGATCGACCTGGTGCGGGGAGACATCACCGCGCTGGTCGTGGACGCCGTGGTGAACGCGGCGAACGGCCGGATGCGTGGTGGCGGCGGCGTCGACGGTGCCATTCACCGCGCCGGTGGACCGGCGATCCTCGAGGATTGCGTACGACGCTTCCCGCGGGGGCTGGCCACCGGCGACGCGGGCTGGACCACCGCGGGCGACCTGCCCGCCCGCTGGGTGATACACACGGTGGGACCCGATCACGCCGCGGGACAGCGGGATCGTTCGCTGCTCGTCTCGTGCTATCGGCGCAGTCTCGAGGTCGCCGACCGGCTCGGCGCGCGGAGCGTCGCGTTCCCGCTGATCAGCGGCGGGGTGTACGGCTGGCCGCGCGACGACGCGGTCGCCGCCCAGGTCGACACCGTCGCGCGGTACGGTCCGGGACCGGAGCGGGTGCTGCTGGTCGCGTTCGACGACGAGATCGCCCGCCTGCAGCGGGCACGACTGCGCGCGATCGAGGAGGAATAG
- a CDS encoding HNH endonuclease signature motif containing protein produces MSDDDAFDARGVLAGLAPADLVAVIDAAEESLAGAPLAALSEDGLLALLESREETRRKSVVADAALLVEISDRGAYQRAGYTTLHQLLAHGLRIGEAESRRRRVTAASVGRFTAMAGERLAPKYPATAAAVTDGAIGDGHVWAIDEVMDKIPASVDPEQRARAEELLAAAARTLNPAGVTIVGNRILAHLDPDGTLADDKDRQRQAKFRLSAQDRQLMSAVQARLTPQLRAEFEVMFTRWAAPGMNNPDDPDSPHGAADQPGLDPAVLAAAAERDTRLLGRRQHDALLALLAWANAQSVHAKPESLRNQIVVTVTDEDLARGAGVAWTATGTRMPVSDLVRMAADAVPYLAVFAKATGQPLYLGRAHRLASRAQRLALFARDRGCTAPGCTRPFTQTQAHHMPDWQDGGPTDIDHLGGACGKHNRWNGKNPGEWESTVLTDGPDKGRVGWRPVGRAGPWIVNPLFHPDKLRTGPETPAEDRSPPPIVNHRLGATPCWSRSRLRSTNISAETTSPSGTDSGVELLLEQLLAA; encoded by the coding sequence ATGAGCGACGACGACGCGTTCGACGCCCGCGGCGTCCTGGCCGGCCTTGCTCCGGCGGACCTGGTGGCGGTGATCGACGCTGCCGAGGAGTCCCTGGCGGGCGCCCCGCTGGCGGCACTGTCCGAGGACGGTCTTCTCGCTCTGCTGGAATCCCGGGAGGAGACGCGCCGTAAGAGTGTGGTCGCCGATGCGGCGCTGCTGGTGGAGATCTCCGACCGCGGCGCCTATCAGCGGGCCGGCTACACCACACTGCACCAGCTGCTCGCCCACGGACTGCGGATCGGGGAAGCCGAATCCCGGCGCCGCCGGGTGACCGCGGCCTCCGTCGGCCGGTTCACCGCGATGGCCGGCGAGCGTCTGGCGCCGAAGTATCCGGCGACCGCGGCCGCGGTCACCGACGGAGCGATCGGGGACGGACACGTGTGGGCGATCGACGAGGTGATGGACAAGATCCCCGCCTCGGTCGACCCGGAGCAGCGGGCGAGGGCCGAGGAACTATTGGCCGCGGCGGCCCGCACCCTGAACCCGGCCGGGGTCACCATCGTCGGGAACCGGATCCTGGCCCACCTCGACCCCGACGGCACCCTCGCCGACGATAAAGACCGGCAGCGGCAGGCCAAGTTCCGGCTCTCCGCGCAGGACCGGCAGTTGATGTCGGCGGTCCAGGCCCGCCTGACGCCGCAGTTGCGGGCCGAGTTCGAGGTCATGTTCACCCGGTGGGCCGCCCCCGGCATGAACAACCCCGACGACCCGGACTCCCCGCACGGTGCGGCCGATCAGCCCGGCCTCGACCCGGCCGTGCTCGCCGCGGCAGCCGAACGCGACACCCGGCTACTGGGCCGGCGTCAGCACGACGCGCTGCTGGCCTTGCTGGCGTGGGCCAACGCCCAGTCCGTGCACGCTAAGCCGGAGAGTCTGCGTAATCAGATCGTGGTGACCGTGACCGATGAGGATCTGGCTCGCGGGGCCGGGGTGGCGTGGACGGCGACCGGGACCCGGATGCCGGTCAGTGATCTGGTGAGAATGGCCGCCGACGCGGTGCCGTATCTGGCGGTGTTCGCCAAGGCCACCGGGCAGCCGCTCTACCTCGGCCGCGCTCACCGGCTGGCGTCGCGGGCGCAGCGGCTGGCCTTGTTCGCCCGCGACCGCGGGTGCACGGCGCCGGGTTGCACGCGGCCGTTCACCCAGACGCAGGCCCATCACATGCCGGACTGGCAGGACGGCGGTCCCACCGACATCGACCACCTCGGCGGGGCGTGCGGCAAGCACAACCGCTGGAACGGCAAGAACCCCGGCGAGTGGGAATCGACAGTCCTCACCGACGGACCGGACAAGGGCCGCGTCGGGTGGCGGCCGGTCGGGCGGGCAGGGCCGTGGATCGTCAACCCGCTGTTCCACCCAGACAAACTCCGCACCGGACCGGAGACCCCGGCCGAAGACCGCTCTCCGCCACCGATCGTGAATCACCGGCTCGGCGCCACCCCGTGCTGGTCGAGGTCTCGACTTCGCTCGACCAACATCTCAGCCGAGACCACCTCGCCGTCCGGCACCGACTCCGGCGTCGAACTCCTCCTCGAACAACTCCTGGCGGCCTGA
- a CDS encoding class I SAM-dependent methyltransferase gives MSVMSSFEGIFCRSAPWGMVADWVILPLIDDDYDWSGTVLELGGGAGTMADRLLRDHAEIEKLVLVDVDPAMVRSAGARLARHGDRAEVVLTDGPALPVDPGSVDVVCAWLMLHHVIEWKPLLEKAFGALRPGGRLVGYDLSRAVLGDVLHGVTRSEYLLIDPGELREELTRIGFGDVQVHSKALGQLMTFTAVRPA, from the coding sequence ATGAGTGTGATGTCGTCGTTCGAGGGGATCTTCTGCCGCTCGGCGCCGTGGGGGATGGTCGCGGACTGGGTGATCCTGCCGCTGATCGATGACGACTACGACTGGTCGGGGACGGTCCTGGAACTCGGCGGGGGCGCCGGGACCATGGCCGATCGGCTGCTCCGCGACCATGCGGAGATCGAGAAGCTGGTCCTGGTCGACGTGGATCCGGCGATGGTCCGCAGCGCCGGCGCACGACTGGCCCGGCACGGCGACCGGGCCGAGGTGGTGCTGACCGACGGTCCCGCGCTGCCGGTCGATCCGGGATCGGTGGACGTCGTCTGCGCGTGGCTGATGCTGCACCACGTGATCGAGTGGAAACCGTTGCTGGAGAAGGCGTTCGGCGCGCTGAGGCCGGGTGGCCGCCTGGTCGGGTACGACCTGTCGCGCGCCGTCCTCGGCGACGTGCTCCACGGAGTCACCCGGTCGGAGTACCTGTTGATCGACCCCGGCGAACTCCGCGAGGAACTGACCCGCATCGGCTTCGGCGACGTTCAGGTGCACTCGAAGGCTCTCGGGCAGCTGATGACCTTCACCGCGGTGCGGCCCGCCTGA
- a CDS encoding S1 family peptidase translates to MTLFRRALVGLILTLLTLVPGALVAAKAEAAPKAVVGGGTAIVLGGKAACTMTAVGRDRTGQLVGLTAGHCGKPGDLVYAERQRSAGNIGRVALTSSKYDAAVIALDANRVRPVRTVGGATIRGVGRMPGFGANVCKQGRTTGFTCGPVLDANGLQSSSYVCGNSGDSGAPVLQGNRVVGMLNGRQYVLGVAIHCVNPAFPVFTPMVATNMTDIVASLNRYGKIGAGFRPI, encoded by the coding sequence ATGACCTTGTTCCGGCGCGCCCTGGTGGGCCTGATCCTGACGCTGCTGACCCTGGTGCCCGGCGCACTCGTGGCAGCGAAGGCGGAGGCCGCACCGAAGGCCGTGGTCGGCGGTGGCACCGCGATCGTGCTCGGCGGCAAGGCGGCGTGCACCATGACCGCCGTCGGCCGGGACCGTACCGGTCAGCTCGTCGGGCTCACCGCCGGTCACTGCGGCAAGCCGGGCGATCTGGTCTACGCCGAGCGCCAGCGCAGCGCCGGCAACATCGGGCGCGTCGCGCTGACCAGCTCGAAGTACGACGCCGCCGTGATCGCCCTGGACGCCAACCGCGTCCGCCCGGTCCGCACCGTCGGAGGTGCCACCATCCGCGGTGTCGGCCGCATGCCCGGCTTCGGTGCGAACGTCTGCAAGCAGGGCCGGACCACCGGCTTCACCTGCGGCCCGGTGCTCGACGCCAACGGTCTCCAGTCGAGCAGCTACGTGTGCGGCAACTCCGGCGACTCCGGCGCCCCGGTCCTGCAGGGCAACCGGGTGGTCGGCATGCTGAACGGCCGCCAGTACGTCCTCGGCGTCGCGATCCACTGCGTGAACCCGGCGTTCCCGGTCTTCACCCCGATGGTCGCCACCAACATGACCGACATCGTCGCCTCGCTCAACCGCTACGGCAAGATCGGCGCCGGCTTCCGCCCGATCTAA
- a CDS encoding metallophosphoesterase family protein, whose protein sequence is MRYFTADLHLQHPKLAELRGFGSVAEHDAAVIGRLAELGADDELWVLGDICSGGVASMESALGQLSGLAVRMHAVTGNHDPAHPMYRGAQRHFAAYAAVFESVQQFARVKIGGNGALLSHFPYVGTPDRYDRDQFAQYQLPDLGMWLIHGHTHGEERRSGERSLCVSLEAWDLGPATEEELGELMRPGG, encoded by the coding sequence GTGCGCTATTTCACGGCCGACCTGCACCTTCAGCACCCCAAGCTCGCGGAGCTTCGCGGATTCGGGTCGGTGGCGGAGCACGACGCCGCCGTGATCGGCCGGCTCGCGGAACTCGGTGCCGATGACGAGCTGTGGGTGCTGGGTGACATCTGCTCCGGCGGGGTCGCGAGCATGGAGTCGGCCCTCGGGCAGTTGTCTGGGCTCGCGGTGCGGATGCACGCGGTGACCGGCAACCACGATCCGGCGCACCCGATGTACCGCGGCGCGCAGCGTCACTTCGCTGCGTATGCGGCGGTGTTCGAGTCGGTCCAGCAGTTCGCGCGGGTGAAGATCGGAGGCAACGGGGCGCTGCTCAGCCACTTCCCGTACGTCGGCACTCCGGATCGGTACGACCGCGACCAGTTCGCGCAATACCAGCTGCCGGATCTCGGGATGTGGCTGATCCACGGGCACACGCATGGGGAGGAACGACGGTCCGGGGAGCGCTCGCTGTGCGTGTCGTTGGAGGCGTGGGATCTCGGGCCGGCGACGGAGGAGGAACTGGGCGAGTTGATGCGGCCAGGTGGGTGA
- a CDS encoding DUF3320 domain-containing protein, whose product MPDKMLIAVHEQEAPGITLSVTAHPIVNLALVHNGVPVIQQIAVTNTGGEPLSGLRVVAHIDGLLGDDTPEWSAVLPAVPPGATLGHELIRELVPARAHLDSLREAYDATLRVSVQHDDAEVLQIAAPLTVLAASEWFAAPFCFESLASFVEPNSPAVTAVLSDAAAILAAQTGDSSLQGYQSGPKRAGLIAAAIYAALAARDIRYINPPASFEQSGQKVRTPAQVIDDRMGTCLDLSATYAACLEQSGLYPLLWVIRGHAFVGFLREAATLAAPLVLEPNKMLNLAESGRAVILEAAFYGGAEAPTFREATEFARRYLGDPGRLWFVLDVAAARRAGVKPLPRSGQLDSSITDAPRRKPAAADLSLPGTLTEIRDTDQVLDTTDRAPVRVKRWKSALLDLSTRNRLLNLRPSREVIPLMIPPEGLPILDDLVHAGKKITLRPGDDFSGVQVLSGVRSAHDLDPAEVRSLLTGRRELFSAVSSERYTSTFKYLQRTARTLLEETGSTNLYMTFGSLIHHTASGKEAPAPLFVLPVRVVGGTGNSRFEVLVDTTGIAAPNHCLIEWLRVVHNVAIPALSSPPTDDSGIDIRAALSQIRQGLIDNDLDFRIDETATIAICKFGTLGLWQDLQLHWDQLAASPLVHHLVYQAGSTFVDPGATSDLPLGAIDIDETGHPLPVPYDGSQLKAIEASAQGRTFVLEGPPGTGKSQTITNLIARNLAAGRTVLFVAEKQAALDVVRRRLDAVGLAPFTLDLHGTAQKSANIRQQLKDSLEFRGEHNQRRWDTSVALWKSRHRRLADYPSAVHAPNNTGDSLWEAADFVAASPDVPYYSLPSAFVRTCTDAELSSVRDALSEFSRTALPSDLVTDSPWTLAVSIDDQALPGSLHRLQSAFDQVTGDDCALRIASTLDDPAKLAIAGEWLNRQGPGDPLTPADLAELSTQEWRNRRDAAWTRFRTFRSSSAELTRYFHTTFLDRGDHGALIQLIADASSGVLRKKKRQEEAVVALRATLHPGVDLPLAHAQHLLTYVPSVRAERTEVQTIFRSVYGRSLPTTWDPADPAADHQLQAMLSRLRIVFEFSSDHAEVWTAVNDAGRPAPTTGETLRQTAAAWTDWARVLGCTDAAQQRWRAGRAWLAAWRESQPVWVADVQQSGASIPCRRTRLQQQLMPLRAAGLGALADALLTGAAPYADAPLRFDAGIAHTSIAERLDSGGLTDFAPTVQNGHVADFVAASHDMRDLLAGALSARLAERRPFDPSRLTGKFGTLRRALDGKRNAMSVRNLVREFGPEILSAAPCFLVSPSSLAQYVAPGSIEFDVVVFDEASQVTVAQAVGALGRARSAVIVGDSKQMPPTSIGMVSSADGSADDDDDADTAPEDLDSILTEAVESGIERLQLNWHYRSQDESLIAFSNEKYYDAKLASLPSPGRREDAGVEFRRVNGHFNREDKKTEFRTNRVEAEAIVTEIERLVAAETPQQSIGVVTFNRQQQDLILNLLEGSKNPVIGRLLAPDTVDGLFVKNLENVQGDERDVILFSTAFAKPAGKDQLPLNFGPLSRAGGEKRLNVAITRARRKVVMFSSFDPADIDLGRTSSVGLAHLRGYMEAAIAQTAGTSVRTDRPQSALEIDLTGALRKAGLDVQPNYGMSEFVVDIAVKAPGSPEWQVAIMLDGPRWRDRETVTDRDVMPGLLETLMSWDSVVRVWLPEWLKDPAGVVDRVRGAVDTAEAERLDREAAAASAAATSADPVEIPAPQPPEPARVGDQSGGAPLDRENIGGVSVVHAGALPGSGPAANVDIEPQSLKVASVTAESLPPLEIRDAQTPAESPHAVPYESLPDTPLGTREELDGTGSGTLQATIRTALQQTIDIEGPIELDALCSRVVRRFGLKRATGPRTAFVVGLVPSNLIHKDPLGSFVWPASRDPKTWRVFRTPAGESKRPIDEIAPEEFINALVWSAAQDPGEFEPVVRNALRQLGVNRLTDGIRDRARACLGRAVEAGRLRFDGGVYRSA is encoded by the coding sequence ATGCCAGATAAGATGCTGATCGCGGTCCACGAACAGGAAGCACCCGGCATCACGCTGTCCGTCACCGCGCACCCGATCGTCAATCTCGCCCTCGTGCACAACGGCGTCCCCGTCATTCAGCAGATCGCCGTCACTAATACCGGTGGCGAGCCGCTGTCCGGCCTTCGGGTGGTGGCGCACATCGACGGCCTTCTCGGCGACGACACACCCGAATGGTCCGCGGTCCTGCCGGCCGTTCCGCCCGGGGCCACGCTCGGGCATGAACTGATCAGGGAGTTGGTTCCCGCCCGGGCGCATCTCGATTCTCTCCGGGAGGCGTACGACGCGACGCTGCGCGTCAGCGTGCAACACGACGACGCGGAAGTGCTCCAGATCGCTGCCCCGCTCACCGTCCTCGCCGCGAGCGAATGGTTCGCGGCGCCCTTCTGCTTCGAGTCGCTCGCGTCATTCGTCGAGCCGAACTCCCCGGCGGTCACCGCGGTGCTCAGCGATGCGGCCGCCATTCTCGCCGCGCAAACCGGCGACAGTTCCCTGCAGGGCTATCAGTCGGGCCCGAAACGCGCGGGCCTCATCGCGGCCGCGATCTACGCAGCGCTGGCGGCACGGGATATCCGTTACATCAATCCGCCCGCGTCGTTCGAGCAGTCGGGACAGAAAGTGCGGACACCGGCGCAGGTGATAGACGACCGGATGGGAACCTGCCTGGACCTGTCCGCCACATATGCCGCCTGTCTCGAACAATCGGGGCTGTACCCACTGCTCTGGGTGATCCGAGGGCACGCCTTCGTCGGATTCTTGCGCGAGGCGGCCACCCTCGCCGCTCCACTGGTACTAGAACCGAACAAGATGCTCAACCTCGCGGAGTCCGGCCGTGCGGTGATCCTCGAAGCCGCGTTCTACGGCGGCGCCGAGGCGCCGACATTCCGCGAAGCCACAGAATTCGCCCGGCGCTACCTCGGAGATCCGGGACGGCTGTGGTTCGTGCTCGACGTCGCCGCGGCCCGTCGCGCCGGCGTGAAGCCACTTCCGCGTTCCGGGCAGCTCGACTCGTCCATCACCGATGCGCCGCGCCGGAAGCCGGCGGCGGCAGACCTGAGCCTGCCCGGAACGCTCACCGAGATCCGTGATACCGATCAGGTACTCGACACCACCGACCGCGCCCCGGTGCGTGTCAAGCGATGGAAGAGCGCCCTGCTCGATCTGAGCACCAGGAACCGCCTGCTCAATCTGCGGCCGTCACGCGAGGTGATTCCGCTGATGATCCCGCCCGAGGGACTGCCCATTCTCGATGACCTGGTGCATGCGGGAAAGAAGATCACCCTCCGGCCGGGCGACGACTTCTCCGGGGTTCAGGTCCTCTCCGGCGTGAGATCAGCCCACGATCTCGACCCGGCAGAGGTGCGTTCACTGCTGACCGGCCGCCGCGAACTCTTCAGCGCAGTCAGTAGCGAGCGGTACACGAGCACCTTCAAATACCTGCAACGCACCGCACGCACACTGCTCGAAGAGACCGGCAGCACCAATCTCTACATGACCTTCGGCTCGCTCATCCATCACACGGCGTCCGGCAAGGAAGCACCCGCGCCGCTGTTCGTGCTTCCGGTTCGAGTGGTCGGGGGCACCGGGAACAGCCGGTTCGAGGTCCTGGTCGACACGACCGGAATCGCCGCGCCGAACCACTGCCTGATCGAATGGCTCCGGGTGGTGCACAACGTGGCGATTCCGGCGCTGTCGTCACCTCCCACCGACGACAGCGGCATCGACATCCGGGCCGCGCTGAGCCAGATCCGGCAGGGACTGATCGACAACGACCTCGACTTCCGGATCGACGAGACCGCGACGATCGCGATCTGCAAGTTCGGAACCCTCGGCCTGTGGCAGGACCTCCAGCTGCACTGGGATCAGCTCGCCGCCAGTCCCCTGGTCCACCACCTGGTGTATCAGGCGGGCTCCACCTTCGTCGATCCGGGAGCGACCAGCGACCTCCCCCTCGGGGCGATCGACATCGACGAGACCGGTCATCCCCTGCCGGTGCCGTACGACGGCTCGCAGCTGAAGGCGATCGAGGCCTCCGCCCAGGGACGCACGTTCGTCCTCGAAGGCCCGCCGGGCACCGGCAAGTCCCAGACCATCACCAACCTCATCGCACGCAATCTCGCAGCGGGGCGGACGGTGCTGTTCGTCGCCGAGAAGCAGGCCGCGCTCGACGTGGTCCGGCGGCGGCTCGACGCCGTTGGACTCGCGCCGTTCACGCTCGACCTCCATGGCACGGCGCAGAAGTCCGCGAATATCCGGCAGCAGCTCAAGGACTCGCTCGAATTCCGCGGCGAACACAACCAGCGCCGCTGGGATACGAGCGTCGCGCTGTGGAAGTCGAGGCATCGCCGGCTGGCCGACTACCCGTCTGCCGTTCACGCGCCGAACAACACCGGTGACTCACTCTGGGAGGCCGCCGATTTCGTCGCCGCGTCGCCGGACGTGCCGTACTACTCGCTCCCCAGCGCATTCGTCCGCACCTGCACCGACGCCGAATTGAGCTCCGTCCGCGACGCCCTCAGCGAGTTCTCCCGGACCGCCTTGCCGAGCGACTTGGTCACCGACAGCCCCTGGACGCTCGCCGTCTCGATCGACGACCAGGCGCTGCCCGGCTCCCTCCACCGCCTTCAGTCGGCGTTCGACCAGGTCACCGGGGACGACTGCGCCCTGCGCATCGCCTCCACCCTCGACGATCCGGCGAAGCTGGCCATCGCCGGCGAGTGGCTGAACCGCCAGGGGCCCGGCGATCCGTTGACGCCCGCTGACCTGGCCGAACTGAGCACGCAGGAGTGGCGGAACCGCCGAGACGCCGCCTGGACCCGGTTCCGCACTTTCCGGTCGAGTTCCGCCGAACTCACTCGTTACTTCCACACCACCTTCCTCGACCGCGGCGATCATGGGGCACTGATCCAGCTCATCGCGGACGCCTCGTCCGGTGTGCTCCGCAAGAAGAAGAGGCAGGAGGAAGCGGTTGTCGCGCTGCGCGCCACCCTGCACCCGGGCGTCGACCTCCCACTCGCGCACGCCCAGCACCTGCTGACCTATGTCCCATCAGTTCGCGCCGAGCGCACCGAGGTGCAGACGATCTTCCGCTCGGTATACGGACGCTCCCTGCCCACGACCTGGGATCCGGCCGATCCGGCCGCCGACCACCAATTGCAGGCGATGCTGTCCCGCTTGCGCATAGTCTTCGAGTTCAGCAGCGACCACGCCGAGGTCTGGACCGCGGTCAACGACGCCGGTCGCCCGGCGCCGACCACCGGCGAAACGCTGCGCCAGACAGCGGCAGCGTGGACCGACTGGGCCCGGGTCCTCGGCTGCACCGACGCCGCACAGCAACGATGGCGCGCAGGCCGGGCATGGCTCGCCGCCTGGCGCGAATCGCAGCCGGTGTGGGTCGCCGACGTCCAGCAGTCTGGGGCGTCGATCCCCTGCCGCCGGACCCGGTTGCAGCAGCAGCTGATGCCGCTCCGAGCCGCCGGGCTCGGCGCGCTGGCCGACGCGCTGCTCACCGGCGCCGCCCCATACGCCGATGCCCCGCTCCGGTTCGACGCCGGGATCGCGCACACGTCGATCGCCGAGCGCCTCGATTCCGGCGGGCTGACCGACTTCGCCCCGACCGTCCAGAACGGCCACGTCGCCGACTTCGTCGCCGCGTCGCACGACATGCGCGATCTGCTGGCCGGCGCACTCTCGGCCAGGCTCGCCGAGCGCCGTCCGTTCGACCCGTCGAGACTGACCGGCAAGTTCGGCACACTGCGCCGCGCCCTCGACGGCAAGCGGAACGCGATGTCGGTGCGGAATCTGGTACGCGAATTCGGACCCGAGATCCTGTCGGCCGCACCGTGCTTCCTGGTGAGCCCGTCGTCCCTCGCACAGTATGTCGCTCCGGGATCCATCGAGTTCGACGTGGTCGTCTTCGATGAGGCCTCACAGGTGACGGTGGCGCAGGCGGTGGGTGCACTCGGTCGCGCACGCTCAGCGGTCATCGTCGGCGATTCCAAGCAGATGCCGCCCACCTCGATCGGCATGGTGAGCAGTGCCGATGGGTCCGCCGATGACGACGATGACGCCGACACCGCACCCGAGGATCTCGACAGCATCCTCACCGAAGCCGTCGAATCGGGCATCGAACGGCTGCAACTGAACTGGCACTACCGCAGCCAGGACGAGTCGCTGATCGCCTTCTCCAACGAGAAGTACTACGACGCCAAGCTCGCCAGCCTGCCGAGTCCGGGGCGCCGCGAGGACGCCGGCGTCGAGTTCCGGCGGGTAAATGGGCACTTCAACCGCGAGGACAAGAAGACCGAATTCCGGACCAACCGCGTGGAGGCAGAAGCGATCGTCACCGAGATCGAACGGCTGGTCGCCGCCGAGACGCCGCAGCAGAGTATCGGCGTGGTCACCTTCAACAGGCAGCAGCAGGATCTGATCCTGAATCTGCTGGAGGGCAGCAAGAATCCGGTGATCGGCCGGCTCCTCGCCCCCGACACCGTCGACGGACTCTTCGTCAAGAACCTGGAGAACGTGCAGGGTGACGAGCGCGACGTGATCCTTTTCTCGACCGCATTCGCCAAGCCCGCGGGCAAAGACCAGCTGCCACTGAACTTCGGTCCGCTCAGTCGCGCCGGCGGCGAGAAACGCCTCAACGTCGCCATCACCCGCGCACGGCGGAAGGTGGTGATGTTCTCCTCGTTCGATCCGGCCGACATCGATCTCGGCCGCACCTCGTCGGTCGGCCTCGCCCACCTGCGCGGGTACATGGAAGCCGCGATCGCACAGACCGCCGGCACCTCCGTCCGCACCGACCGCCCGCAGAGCGCACTCGAGATCGACCTCACCGGTGCCCTGAGGAAGGCCGGCCTCGATGTTCAGCCGAACTACGGTATGTCCGAGTTCGTCGTCGACATCGCGGTGAAGGCACCCGGTTCGCCCGAATGGCAGGTCGCCATCATGCTCGATGGCCCGCGCTGGCGCGATCGCGAGACCGTCACCGATCGAGATGTGATGCCCGGGCTGCTGGAAACGCTGATGTCCTGGGACTCAGTGGTGCGAGTGTGGCTACCGGAGTGGCTGAAAGACCCGGCCGGAGTGGTCGATCGAGTCCGCGGTGCCGTCGACACCGCCGAGGCCGAGCGACTCGACCGCGAGGCCGCGGCCGCATCCGCGGCGGCCACCTCGGCGGATCCGGTGGAAATCCCGGCCCCGCAGCCGCCCGAACCGGCGAGGGTCGGGGACCAGTCGGGTGGTGCCCCTCTCGACCGGGAGAACATTGGCGGCGTCTCCGTCGTTCATGCCGGCGCGTTGCCGGGTTCCGGCCCAGCAGCGAACGTCGATATCGAACCGCAGTCGCTGAAGGTCGCCTCGGTGACCGCGGAATCCCTCCCGCCGTTGGAGATTCGCGATGCGCAGACCCCGGCCGAGTCTCCTCATGCCGTTCCCTACGAGTCGCTGCCCGACACCCCGCTGGGCACCCGAGAAGAACTCGATGGAACCGGCTCGGGGACCCTGCAAGCCACCATCCGGACGGCGCTGCAGCAAACCATCGACATCGAAGGTCCGATCGAGCTCGACGCGCTCTGCTCGCGCGTGGTGCGGCGCTTCGGACTGAAGCGTGCGACCGGTCCACGGACAGCCTTCGTCGTCGGTTTGGTTCCCTCGAATCTGATCCACAAGGATCCGCTGGGGTCGTTCGTGTGGCCCGCGTCCCGCGACCCGAAGACCTGGCGCGTCTTCCGCACTCCGGCGGGCGAGTCCAAGCGGCCGATCGACGAGATCGCACCGGAGGAGTTCATCAATGCGCTCGTCTGGTCAGCAGCGCAGGACCCCGGCGAGTTCGAGCCGGTGGTGCGCAACGCGCTTCGCCAACTCGGCGTCAACCGACTCACGGACGGCATCCGAGACCGTGCGCGCGCATGCCTCGGCCGCGCCGTCGAGGCCGGCCGGCTCCGGTTCGACGGCGGAGTCTATCGATCCGCATGA